A single window of Channa argus isolate prfri chromosome 12, Channa argus male v1.0, whole genome shotgun sequence DNA harbors:
- the LOC137137486 gene encoding CD276 antigen-like isoform X2, with amino-acid sequence MKMMFRILLLINLISCVSGTFVVNVTQTSYQAEENHNITLEWTFTTKPQSSISSLNILCSLFLDRNILVLFHLHDGVEVSESQDQKFSGRVWLDKDVLREGRIRLQLSKLRTEDSGLYLCEVKSDDGSSIKDCQLSVTDAHQLKPVLGLCVFPLYPCWLRPIIPQRCPSTTLVR; translated from the exons atgaagatgatgtTCAGGATCCTGCTGCTCATCAACCTGATCTCATGTGTCTCTG GAACATTTGTAGTGAATGTGACACAGACGTCCTATCAGGCAGAGGAGAACCACAACATCACACTGGAGTGGACCTTCACCACCAAACCTCAGAGTTCCATCAGCTCACTTAACATCCTCTGCAGCCTGTTCCTCGATCGCAATATTTTAGTCCTGTTTCATCTTCATGATGGTGTTGAGGTCTCAGAGTCTCAGGATCAAAAGTTTTCAGGAAGAGTCTGGTTGGACAAAGACGTCCTCAGAGAAGGACGAATCAGACTTCAACTGTCCAAACTCAGGACTGAGGACTCAGGACTTTACCTGTGTGAAGTGAAATCagatgatggcagcagcatcaAAGATTGTCAACTCAGTGTTACTG ATGCTCATCAGCTCAAACCTGTCTTGGGGCTGTGTGTCTTTCCTCTGTATCCATGTTGGCTTCGACCCATAATACCACAGCGATGCCCCTCAACAACTTTAGTCAGATAA
- the LOC137137486 gene encoding CD276 antigen-like isoform X1, translating to MKMMFRILLLINLISCVSGTFVVNVTQTSYQAEENHNITLEWTFTTKPQSSISSLNILCSLFLDRNILVLFHLHDGVEVSESQDQKFSGRVWLDKDVLREGRIRLQLSKLRTEDSGLYLCEVKSDDGSSIKDCQLSVTAAADHPEPQRPTLSPEPESQGWIGLYVGLGLTAAVVLLVKLCFALSRCFTKSTNKTENPSSVVKHFSLS from the exons atgaagatgatgtTCAGGATCCTGCTGCTCATCAACCTGATCTCATGTGTCTCTG GAACATTTGTAGTGAATGTGACACAGACGTCCTATCAGGCAGAGGAGAACCACAACATCACACTGGAGTGGACCTTCACCACCAAACCTCAGAGTTCCATCAGCTCACTTAACATCCTCTGCAGCCTGTTCCTCGATCGCAATATTTTAGTCCTGTTTCATCTTCATGATGGTGTTGAGGTCTCAGAGTCTCAGGATCAAAAGTTTTCAGGAAGAGTCTGGTTGGACAAAGACGTCCTCAGAGAAGGACGAATCAGACTTCAACTGTCCAAACTCAGGACTGAGGACTCAGGACTTTACCTGTGTGAAGTGAAATCagatgatggcagcagcatcaAAGATTGTCAACTCAGTGTTACTG cagcagctgatcatCCTGAGCCTCAGAGACCAACTTTGAGTCCAGAACCAGAGAGTCAGGGATGGATTGGACTCTACGTTGGACtgggactgacagcagcagtagtTCTACTGGTCAaactctgctttgctctgagtCGTTGTTTCACTAAATCTACTAATAAGACTGAAAATCCCTCTTCAGTGGTTAAACACTTCAGTTTGTCATAG